A genome region from Solanum pennellii chromosome 12, SPENNV200 includes the following:
- the LOC107005348 gene encoding uncharacterized protein LOC107005348 yields MAMGSTNLESNKLELYEFGPFEEEEGFQIGFLIGQKFSKLIQNRLSTDLILQNQLLPFAQLPNSHTLIHTLSQTNKNKFPNYWNELKGIAQGSGVPFLNILLLNFRKEILPFIPKTEECPKEEDINDDCSDILVVSNSMAMAVHNEDANVALVGHTYLVKVTLSNGTTFTAYTYAGELPSCAFGFNNHGVAFTLNSVPPCEEEIIGGAIGRNFVSRDLLEATSIEDALARIHSSEVSVGHSYNLIDTRTRRILNVETASRNRISVREIGETPFFHANMYLHLQVKQAQDENSLSRQTRASSLAKESKNDFLALVGDMNNEKYPIYMTGPLLYTLCTAVIDLDEKILTIIEGNPKEKQESYVFSLS; encoded by the exons ATGGCCATGGGAAGCACAAATTTGGAATCCAATAAGTTAGAATTGTATGAATTTGGCCCTTTTGAAGAAGAGGAGGGTTTCCAAATTGGGTTTTTGATAGGCCAAAAATTCTCCAAATTAATACAAAACAGGTTATCTACTGAccttattcttcaaaatcaattaCTCCCTTTTGCTCAACTCCCAAATTCCCACACACTTATACATACTTTATCTCAAACAAACAAGAACAAGTTCCCAAATTATTGGAATGAACTCAAAGGAATTGCTCAAGGAAGTGGTGTCCCCTTTCTCAAT attttattattgaattttaggAAAGAAATATTGCCTTTCATTCCAAAGACAGAGGAATGTCCCAAGGAGGAAGACATTAATGATGACTGTTCTGATATTCTTGTTGTTAGTAATTCCATGGCTATGGCAGTTCATAATGAGGATGCAAATGTTGCTCTTGTCGGACACAC TTATTTGGTTAAGGTGACATTATCTAATGGAACAACATTCACTGCTTATACATATGCTGGAGAACTTCCAAGTTGTGCATTTGGATTTAATAATCATGGAGTG gCTTTTACGTTGAACTCAGTACCGCCATGTGAAGAAGAGATAATAGGTGGTGCAATTGGAAGAAACTTTGTGTCTAGAGACCTGCTTGAAGCAACTAGCATTGAGGATGCTCTGGCT AGGATTCATTCATCAGAAGTTTCAGTAGGGCACAGCTATAATTTGATAGACACAAGGACTCGAAGGATTTTGAACGTTGAAACTGCATCGAGAAATCGAATTTCAGTTCGTGAAATCGGAGAAACTCCATTCTTCCATGCTAACATGTATCTGCATCTTCAAGTAAAGCAG GCACAAGATGAGAACTCTTTGAGCAGGCAAACAAGAGCATCTTCTTTAGCAAAGGaatcaaaaaatgattttttagcACTTGTTGGTGACATGAACAATGAGAAGTATCCTATTTACATGACAG GTCCATTGTTGTACACACTTTGCACAGCTGTGATAGATTTGGATGAAAAAATTCTAACAATTATAGAAGGGAATCCAAAGGAAAAACAAGAATCTTATGTCTTCTCATTGTCctaa
- the LOC107005589 gene encoding cation/H(+) antiporter 18-like, whose amino-acid sequence MDQHCPSPMKATSNGIFQGDNPLDFALPLAILQICLVLVVTRGLAFLLRPLRQPRVIAEVIGGILLGPSALGRNKGYLNALFPPKSITVLDTLANVGLLFFLFLAGLELDVKSLRQSGKKVLAIAITGITLPFVLGVGTSFILRGTINQGVNATAFLVFMGVALSITAFPVLARILAELKLLTTDVGRMAMSAAAVNDVAAWILLALAIALSGDNLSAVVPLWVFLCGCGFVIGASLIVPPIFKWISQRCHEGEPVDEMYICATLAAVLAAGLVTDVIGIHAMFGAFVIGVLLPKEGPFAGVLVEKVEDLVSGLFLPLYFVSSGLKTNVATIQGVQSWGLLVLVIFTACFGKIVGTFIVSLLWKIPKNEALALGFLMNSKGLVELIVLNIGKDRKVLNDQTFAIMVMMALFTTFITTPLVMAVYKPAKMLSKGDYKHRRIERKNPNTELRLLTCFRSSRNIPSVINLLEASRGTERGERLSVYAMHLMEFSERPSAILMVHKARHNGLPFWNKSQRSANHVVVAFEAFQQLSQVSVRPMTSISSLSDMHEDICITAEKKNIAMIILPYHKNLRIDGSFESTRPDFHLVNKRVLEHASCSVGIFVDRGLGGTAQISASNVSFSITVLYFGGHDDREALAYGTRMAEHPGVELTVIRFLVESDSSEEIVTIHTDAATLVSADEEFLAAFRTSISDDSSIKYEEKTIRNVSETITILRDYSRCSLFLVGRRPNGVVPLALSQRTDCPELGPVGSLLTSPEYATTASVLVVQQYYDNLYATSPHQRDVASVPEN is encoded by the exons ATGGATCAGCATTGTCCATCTCCAATGAAGGCTACGTCTAACGGCATTTTTCAAGGTGATAATCCCCTGGATTTTGCACTTCCTTTGGCCATTTTACAGATATGTTTAGTTCTTGTCGTCACGAGAGGTCTTGCCTTTTTGCTGCGGCCGCTAAGACAACCACGTGTAATTGCTGAAGTTATT GGAGGTATATTGCTGGGACCATCAGCTCTTGGTCGAAACAAAGGCTATTTGAATGCATTATTCCCACCGAAGAGCATCACCGTCTTAGACACTTTGGCAAATGTTGGTCTCctgttctttttatttctagCTGGCTTAGAACTAGATGTTAAGTCATTGCGTCAGAGTGGGAAAAAAGTCCTTGCCATTGCTATTACAGGAATTACTCTTCCATTTGTTTTGGGAGTAGGCACTTCATTTATTCTTCGAGGAACTATAAACCAAGGTGTAAATGCTACCGCATTTCTTGTATTCATGGGTGTAGCGCTTTCCATAACTGCATTTCCTGTTCTGGCACGCATTTTGGCTGAGCTGAAACTCTTAACTACTGATGTTGGGCGAATGGCCATGTCTGCGGCAGCAGTCAATGATGTGGCAGCTTGGATTTTACTTGCACTTGCAATTGCCTTATCTGGTGATAATCTATCTGCTGTTGTGCCACTTTGGGTTTTCCTCTGTGGTTGTGGTTTTGTCATTGGCGCCAGTCTTATTGTGCCGCCAATTTTTAAATGGATTTCACAACGTTGCCACGAAGGTGAACCTGTGGATGAGATGTATATATGTGCTACTTTAGCTGCTGTACTTGCAGCAGGACTTGTCACGGATGTTATTGGGATTCACGCTATGTTTGGGGCTTTCGTCATTGGAGTTCTACTTCCAAAAGAGGGGCCATTTGCAGGTGTACTGGTTGAAAAAGTTGAGGACCTTGTATCTGGTCTTTTCCTCCCGTTATACTTTGTCTCAAGTGGTCTAAAAACGAATGTTGCTACAATCCAAGGTGTACAATCATGGGGTTTGCTAGTTCTGGTCATATTTACAGCTTGTTTCGGGAAGATCGTTGGTACTTTTATAGTTTCTCTTCTCTGGAAGATTCCGAAAAATGAAGCTCTTGCTCTTGGATTTCTTATGAACAGTAAGGGACTAGTGGAACTGATTGTCCTTAATATTGGTAAAGATCGAAAG GTATTGAATGATCAGACTTTTGCTATCATGGTTATGATGGCTCTCTTCACGACCTTTATCACCACACCCCTGGTTATGGCTGTTTACAAACCAGCGAAAATGCTAAGCAAAGGCGACTATAAACATAGGAGAATAGAAAGGAAAAATCCGAATACTGAACTGCGATTACTAACCTGCTTCCGTAGTTCTAGAAATATTCCATCGGTCATTAATCTCCTTGAGGCCTCACGTGGTACCGAGAGGGGAGAAAGGCTTTCTGTATATGCAATGCATCTCATGGAGTTCTCGGAGAGACCATCAGCTATCTTAATGGTACACAAGGCTAGACATAATGGCTTGCCCTTCTGGAATAAAAGTCAGCGGTCAGCTAACCACGTTGTTGTGGCGTTTGAGGCTTTCCAACAATTAAGTCAGGTGTCTGTGCGGCCAATGACATCAATCTCATCACTCTCTGACATGCATGAAGATATTTGCATTACTGCtgagaagaaaaatatagcAATGATAATTTTACCATATCACAAGAATCTGAGGATCGATGGCTCATTTGAGTCAACTCGACCTGATTTTCACTTGGTTAACAAAAGGGTTCTTGAACATGCTTCATGTTCAGTGGGGATCTTTGTTGATCGCGGACTTGGTGGTACTGCACAGATATCTGCAAGTAACGTTTCCTTCTCTATTACCGTTCTTTACTTTGGAGGCCATGATGATCGTGAAGCACTTGCTTATGGGACTCGTATGGCTGAGCATCCTGGAGTCGAGTTAACAGTCATTCGCTTCCTAGTGGAGTCTGATTCCTCAGAAGAGATAGTAACAATTCATACAGATGCTGCAACATTAGTCTCTGCTGATGAGGAGTTTCTCGCTGCTTTCAGAACGAGTATATCAGACGACAGTTCCATCAAATATGAAGAGAAGACTATTAGAAATGTGTCGGAAACAATTACTATCCTACGTGATTACAGTCGTTGCAGTTTGTTTCTGGTTGGTCGAAGGCCTAATGGCGTTGTACCTCTTGCATTGAGCCAGAGGACTGATTGTCCTGAACTCGGGCCAGTCGGGAGTTTGTTGACTTCACCGGAATACGCCACAACAGCATCAGTTCTGGTGGTGCAACAGTATTATGATAACTTATATGCAACTAGTCCACATCAGAGGGATGTAGCTTCAGTTCCAGAGAACTAA